In the bacterium SCSIO 12741 genome, GGATGGCCACCCGAGGTTCAGGAGCGTTTCAAATTTCGGCTGATGGGTCCGAAGAACTTGCGCACTTCACGGTGGAAAACTCGCCGATTTATAGCGATTACCTAAATAGCCTGGTAATCGATGGTTCTTCAGGAGAAGTTCTTTTCGCAACAGACAAAGGACTGATCGGCTATCGCGGTGAAGCGACTACAGGAAACAGTAATTACAGCCAAGTTCAGGTTTTTCCAAATCCGGTAAAATCGGATTACACCGGAAACATTGGTATATCGGGACTCATGCCTGATTCTGAGATTCGAATTACGGACGTGTCTGGAAACTTAGTGATGAAGGCAACGTCTCAAGGAGGATCTTACTCCTGGGATGGAAAGAATTATGACGGTAACCGGGTTCATACTGGAGTATACCTCGTTTTCGCTTCGAGTGAAGATGGCAGTGAAAAAATGGTTACTAAAATTCTGTTTCTGAACTAAGGCCTTTCTTCCAAGCAAGCAACCCATTTACCATCCAGGTTACCACACTGATTAGAAACCAAAAGAGGGAAACAAAAAATCCCATTCGCACAAGAGCCGGGTTAAACCAGTATTTGATTTCATGGGTTCCTGCATCCAGCTGAACGGAATTGATGTTGGTGTTTACCGGTAGGTTTTCGACACGTTCGCCATCTACTCTTACCATCCACGATTTGTGAAAGTTTTGATTAAACACCAATCGTCCCGGTTTTTCCATTTTCACTTCAAGCCTTATTTCATTGGGATCGAAATGGTGAATGGTAATCGGCGCTGCGGCTGAATCGGGTAAAATCAAGCCGTTTTGCTCCACTCCGGTAAATACCAATGGCATTTGCGAAATGGGTTCCAAATGACCTAATTCGCGGCTTTGATCCATAAGTGTCAAGCCATAGGGACTGCAACCGTCAATCGTAGGAATCTTCTGGTAGATGGCCAGGTTTTTCCACAGATAAGGAATGTTGTTGAGCGTGATGTCGTTATTTTCAGCCAGGGATTGATCGAGGTTAGGAATCGGAAAGCCCTTGGGCATTTCTTTGAGTCGGGCTTCTACGTCATCCGGAGCTCGGTTTTCGATCACAGTGCTGTAGATGTTTAGCTGTGTGAACAGTATGATTTCTAAAACCACTAACCCGGTCAACCACTTCAACCGATGTGTGTAGATTAACACCACAGATCCAACGAGAAACAACCAAACAAAAAACTGCTCCAGGTAAACCCGCTCTTTTATTCCTGCGACTTCATCAAAACGAAAATATCCTTCCAGAAAAAAGTCTCGAATCATCCAACGTTCTACCCAAAAGGCTTCAACGATAAGTGCTAAAGTCAAGACCGCGGTAATTCCAGCCAAGCCCATTAAAGCTTTTCGGTCTTTGATTAAGGCATCAAACGCATTTCCAAAAGCCAACAAGGAAAAGAAGGTGGCAAACATTCGGAAGAGCGTTGAAAACCGGAACAAATCCATTAACGGCAAGGTGTGGTACAGCATTTTTCTCACTGGAAAATCCTGAGCCATGGCCGTCATGTAAAAGAAAATGGCCAACAAGAAATAGGCCCAAAATGACTTTGG is a window encoding:
- a CDS encoding T9SS type A sorting domain-containing protein, with product MNGLTKEPLQAFTPAGEHLRFPVLLDGATINTGRMFHMTWGHIWVVTPQNGLFIYDYNGTLKDTTDDRYMFLNSGVETGNLPDNEVYCAVEDYDGHVWVGTRVGMRVFYNARNAFNSSNFNAQDVYIQEGIYTQILMENENVAWIAVDGANQKWMATRGSGAFQISADGSEELAHFTVENSPIYSDYLNSLVIDGSSGEVLFATDKGLIGYRGEATTGNSNYSQVQVFPNPVKSDYTGNIGISGLMPDSEIRITDVSGNLVMKATSQGGSYSWDGKNYDGNRVHTGVYLVFASSEDGSEKMVTKILFLN